In Acidobacteriota bacterium, the following are encoded in one genomic region:
- a CDS encoding TonB-dependent receptor: MRRRFSLWHAGWALMAFTLFFCTPALMAQETTGAIQGVVRDSGGGVLPGVTVQATGPVGNVVTVSDDRGEFRFPRLPSGRYTLTAVLDGFVTGESFVDLTVGMTSRVEFALAVAGIAEAVEVSAQSLAVDLTSSATSTNISRERIDFIPRGRDFTDVVAQAAGAQNESQAGGISIDGASGSENRFVIDGIDTTSPQVGTNAVPMRAEFFEEIQVKSAGYAAEFGGSTGGVINAITKSGSNEWHGGVLADFQKRSWGGAERPVLVDSLTANTFEYITPPKEDETRIDPGFFFSGPIVKGRLWFFGSYQPGIRETKRTVNFQNGTTNTFPQDYRVDYGTFNVSGNAGSKLLYKVGASFSPEETKKTLPVNTGRTSLTSLDSYLRGTKRERSAFSGSVDYIPTPKLVVSGRFGRYRTDIESTGVDFPGLIHNVSTASTPAGLALLPPQYSVPSGFLSDVLVTDATAFDEYKRDYIGADATWFFNGGGEHQLKFGYQTEKIYNDVQRGYNADRILYYAGRSYTTSSGAAVQGTYGYFRLLNISTLGSVESRNEALFIQDTWKVTPRLTLNLGVRAEHERVPNFGDAGVKNPIEFNYGDKLAPRLGFTYDLLGDQRWKMYGSWGYYFDVMKYEMPRGSFGGDKWVDYFYTWDSPNWPSNSTASCKTGTNTISERPNCPAGAFIEALDRRFNSAEALDETVEPDLKPMQEQEFQIGLTHELSPRVVVGARYVYKDLIRTIEDVGILVPGIGEVYYIANPGEGITLTLAGEPGIKDFPKAKREYQGLELTFNKRFADNWSLYGSYTISRLYGNYSGLASSDENGRTSPNVNRFFDHIENSFDRNGELVYGRLGTDRPHVFKGQGMYRFNTDTTVAVNQYIGSGIPISEEGFVAAAVGFFPYGRGNLGRTPVLSQTDLSVFQNFRLANFNLQLGMYVLNLFDQDTVTRHYNQRMVGSLPVTTAQFFAGGWDYETILRDRPNLNDVKFNQPNQYQNPREVRFVVKFTF; encoded by the coding sequence ATGAGAAGGCGTTTCTCGCTCTGGCACGCGGGGTGGGCGCTCATGGCGTTCACCCTTTTCTTTTGTACGCCTGCGCTCATGGCGCAGGAGACGACCGGCGCCATTCAGGGCGTCGTGCGTGACTCGGGCGGCGGCGTGCTGCCGGGCGTGACCGTTCAGGCCACGGGTCCGGTGGGCAACGTCGTGACCGTCTCGGACGACCGCGGCGAGTTCAGGTTCCCGCGCCTTCCATCGGGGCGCTACACGCTGACGGCGGTGCTCGACGGGTTCGTGACGGGCGAGAGCTTCGTCGACCTCACCGTCGGCATGACCTCGCGGGTGGAGTTCGCGCTGGCGGTGGCGGGCATTGCCGAGGCCGTGGAGGTGAGCGCGCAGTCGCTCGCCGTCGACCTCACCTCGTCGGCGACGTCCACGAACATCTCGCGCGAGCGGATCGACTTCATCCCGCGTGGCCGCGACTTCACGGACGTCGTGGCGCAGGCGGCCGGCGCGCAGAACGAATCGCAGGCGGGTGGCATCTCGATTGACGGCGCGTCGGGCTCGGAGAACCGGTTCGTCATCGACGGCATCGACACGACGAGCCCGCAGGTGGGCACGAACGCGGTGCCGATGCGCGCCGAGTTCTTCGAAGAGATTCAGGTGAAGTCGGCCGGGTACGCCGCGGAGTTCGGCGGGTCGACGGGCGGCGTCATCAACGCCATCACCAAGAGCGGGTCGAACGAGTGGCACGGCGGCGTGCTCGCCGACTTCCAGAAGCGGAGCTGGGGGGGCGCGGAGCGGCCGGTGCTGGTCGATAGCCTGACGGCGAACACCTTCGAGTACATCACGCCGCCGAAGGAAGACGAGACGCGCATCGATCCGGGCTTCTTCTTCAGCGGGCCGATCGTGAAGGGCCGGTTGTGGTTCTTCGGGTCGTACCAGCCGGGCATCCGCGAGACCAAGCGCACCGTGAACTTCCAGAACGGCACCACCAATACCTTCCCGCAGGACTACCGGGTCGACTACGGGACGTTCAACGTGTCGGGCAACGCCGGGTCGAAGCTGCTCTACAAGGTAGGGGCGAGCTTCTCGCCCGAGGAGACGAAGAAGACGCTGCCAGTCAACACCGGCCGGACATCGCTCACGTCACTCGACAGCTACCTGCGTGGCACGAAACGCGAGCGCAGCGCCTTCTCGGGGTCGGTCGACTACATTCCGACGCCCAAGCTGGTCGTGTCGGGCCGGTTCGGCCGGTATCGCACGGACATCGAGAGCACCGGCGTCGACTTCCCGGGCCTGATCCACAACGTGTCGACGGCCAGCACGCCGGCGGGCCTCGCGCTGCTGCCACCGCAGTACAGCGTGCCGTCGGGCTTCCTGTCCGACGTCCTCGTGACCGACGCGACGGCGTTCGACGAGTACAAGCGCGACTACATCGGCGCCGACGCCACGTGGTTCTTCAACGGCGGCGGCGAGCACCAGCTGAAGTTCGGCTACCAGACCGAGAAGATCTACAACGACGTGCAGCGCGGCTACAACGCCGACCGCATCCTGTACTACGCCGGCCGGTCGTACACCACCTCGTCGGGTGCGGCCGTGCAGGGCACCTACGGGTACTTCCGCCTGCTGAACATCTCGACGCTCGGCAGCGTGGAGAGCCGCAACGAGGCGCTCTTCATCCAGGACACCTGGAAGGTGACCCCGCGCCTGACGCTGAACCTGGGCGTCCGGGCCGAGCACGAGCGCGTGCCGAACTTCGGTGATGCGGGCGTGAAGAACCCGATCGAGTTCAACTACGGCGACAAGCTGGCGCCGCGCCTGGGCTTCACGTACGACCTCCTGGGCGACCAGCGATGGAAGATGTACGGCTCGTGGGGCTACTACTTCGACGTGATGAAGTACGAAATGCCGCGCGGGTCGTTCGGCGGCGACAAGTGGGTCGACTACTTCTACACGTGGGACTCGCCCAACTGGCCGTCGAACTCGACGGCGAGCTGCAAGACGGGCACCAACACCATCTCTGAGCGGCCGAACTGCCCGGCGGGTGCGTTCATCGAGGCGCTCGACCGCCGCTTCAACTCGGCCGAAGCGCTCGACGAGACGGTGGAGCCTGACCTGAAGCCGATGCAGGAGCAGGAGTTCCAGATCGGCCTCACGCACGAGCTGTCGCCGCGCGTCGTCGTCGGCGCCCGCTACGTCTACAAGGACCTCATCCGGACCATCGAGGACGTCGGCATCCTGGTGCCCGGCATTGGCGAGGTCTACTACATCGCCAACCCCGGCGAGGGCATCACGCTCACGCTGGCCGGCGAGCCGGGCATCAAGGACTTCCCGAAGGCCAAGCGCGAGTACCAGGGCCTCGAGCTGACGTTCAACAAGCGGTTCGCCGACAACTGGTCGCTCTACGGGAGCTACACGATCAGCCGGCTGTACGGCAACTACTCGGGTCTTGCGAGCTCCGACGAGAACGGGCGCACCTCGCCGAACGTGAATCGCTTCTTCGACCACATCGAGAACTCGTTCGACCGCAACGGCGAGCTGGTGTACGGCCGGCTCGGCACCGACCGGCCGCACGTCTTCAAGGGTCAGGGCATGTACCGGTTCAACACCGACACGACGGTGGCCGTGAACCAGTACATCGGCAGCGGCATCCCGATCTCGGAAGAGGGATTCGTGGCGGCGGCCGTGGGCTTCTTCCCCTACGGACGTGGCAACCTTGGACGCACCCCCGTCCTGAGCCAGACCGACCTCTCGGTGTTCCAGAACTTCAGGTTGGCGAACTTCAACCTGCAGCTCGGCATGTACGTGCTGAACCTGTTCGACCAGGACACGGTGACGCGGCACTACAACCAGCGAATGGTGGGGTCGCTGCCCGTGACGACCGCCCAGTTCTTCGCTGGCGGCTGGGACTACGAGACGATCCTCAGGGATCGGCCGAACCTGAACGACGTGAAGTTCAACCAGCCGAACCAGTATCAGAACCCGCGCGAGGTGCGCTTCGTCGTGAAGTTCACCTTCTGA
- a CDS encoding S9 family peptidase: protein MFRRLIGLLVLAVLAAPAAAQERRPLRVDDIFEVKTVRDPRVSPDGEWVAYTVSWLTKEEDSSDTDLYMASLSDAAAAPIRLTSSPKRESSPRWSPDGRYLAFLTARDGDRTQVWLLDRRGGEAVRLTDVKQGVSSFAWSPDSTRLALVVTDPDPDEADAEKAAGRTERKPKPIVIRRLQFKQDGAGYLNERYDQLHVFDIATKTTEQVTIGPYDCRSPVWSPDGTHLVFVSNRTENPDANFNTDLFIVEAKAGATPRALTAWPGGDSSPSFSPDGRWVAYVQGGDPKDIWYATNRVAVVPVTGGEPRLLAATLDRNVSSPQFSADGAHVLFLVEDGGNQHLARVPVDGGAVERVVAGEREVQAYDQAAGRVVVLESQPAYPSEVFRLDGGDLTRVTRTNDDFLRGIQLSRVERFKAASADGTMIDAFLTRPPGQEQARGLPTLLRIHGGPVAQYSTGFDLEWQMLAAHGYAVVGANPRGSSGYGEAFSKVLWADWGHRDFEDVMGVVDHLVKQGVADADRLGVGGWSYGGILTNYVITKTGRFKAAISGASEVNYTANYGTDHYQRHWEAELGLPWETTDTWLRLSPFFKVANVTTPTLVLCGQEDWNVPLLNSEQLYQALRRLGVPTELIVYPGESHGIRRPSFQKDRYERYLAWYDRFLKGSQATGDDLSTAGR from the coding sequence ATGTTCAGACGTCTCATCGGTCTGCTCGTCCTCGCGGTCCTCGCCGCCCCCGCCGCCGCCCAGGAGCGGCGACCCCTTCGCGTCGACGACATCTTCGAGGTGAAGACGGTACGCGACCCCCGGGTCAGCCCGGACGGCGAGTGGGTGGCCTACACCGTCTCGTGGCTCACGAAGGAAGAGGACTCGTCCGACACCGACCTCTACATGGCGTCGCTCTCCGATGCGGCGGCCGCGCCCATCCGCCTGACGTCGAGCCCCAAGCGCGAGTCGTCTCCACGGTGGAGCCCGGACGGGCGGTACCTCGCCTTCCTGACGGCGCGCGACGGCGATCGCACGCAGGTGTGGCTGCTCGACCGGCGCGGCGGCGAGGCGGTGCGCCTGACCGATGTCAAGCAGGGCGTGTCGTCGTTTGCGTGGTCGCCCGACAGCACGCGCCTCGCGCTCGTCGTGACCGATCCCGACCCGGACGAAGCCGATGCCGAGAAGGCCGCCGGGCGCACCGAGCGGAAGCCGAAGCCAATCGTCATCCGCCGGCTGCAGTTCAAGCAGGACGGGGCTGGCTACCTCAACGAGCGGTACGACCAGCTCCACGTGTTCGACATCGCGACGAAGACGACCGAGCAGGTCACGATCGGGCCGTACGACTGCCGGTCGCCGGTGTGGTCGCCCGACGGGACGCATCTCGTCTTCGTGAGCAACCGCACCGAGAACCCCGACGCCAACTTCAACACCGACCTCTTCATCGTCGAGGCGAAGGCGGGCGCGACGCCCCGCGCGCTCACCGCGTGGCCGGGAGGTGATTCGTCGCCTTCGTTCAGTCCGGACGGACGGTGGGTGGCGTACGTCCAGGGCGGCGACCCGAAGGACATCTGGTACGCGACCAACCGCGTCGCGGTGGTGCCCGTCACGGGAGGAGAGCCGCGGCTGCTCGCCGCGACGCTCGACCGCAACGTGTCGTCACCGCAGTTCTCGGCCGATGGCGCGCACGTGCTCTTCCTCGTCGAGGATGGCGGCAACCAGCACCTTGCCCGGGTGCCGGTTGACGGGGGGGCCGTCGAGCGGGTCGTGGCGGGCGAGCGCGAGGTGCAGGCGTACGACCAGGCGGCCGGGCGGGTCGTGGTGCTCGAGTCGCAGCCGGCCTACCCGTCGGAGGTCTTCCGTCTCGATGGCGGCGATTTGACGCGCGTCACCCGAACCAACGACGACTTCCTGCGCGGGATCCAGCTCTCGCGGGTCGAGCGCTTCAAGGCCGCGAGCGCCGACGGGACGATGATCGACGCGTTCCTGACGCGGCCGCCCGGGCAGGAGCAGGCCAGGGGACTGCCCACGCTGCTGCGCATCCACGGGGGCCCCGTCGCGCAGTACTCGACCGGCTTCGACCTCGAATGGCAGATGCTGGCCGCGCACGGGTATGCCGTCGTCGGCGCGAACCCGCGCGGCTCGTCGGGTTACGGCGAGGCGTTCAGCAAGGTGCTCTGGGCCGACTGGGGCCACCGGGACTTCGAGGACGTGATGGGGGTCGTCGACCACCTGGTGAAGCAGGGCGTAGCCGACGCCGACCGGTTGGGAGTCGGCGGGTGGAGCTACGGCGGCATCCTCACGAACTACGTCATCACGAAGACCGGGCGGTTCAAGGCGGCGATTTCCGGGGCGAGCGAGGTGAACTACACGGCCAACTACGGCACCGACCACTACCAGCGGCACTGGGAGGCCGAACTGGGGTTGCCGTGGGAGACGACCGACACGTGGCTGCGCCTGTCGCCGTTCTTCAAGGTGGCCAACGTGACGACGCCGACGCTCGTCCTGTGTGGGCAGGAAGACTGGAACGTGCCGCTGCTCAACTCCGAACAGCTCTACCAGGCGCTCAGGCGCCTTGGCGTGCCCACCGAGCTCATCGTCTATCCGGGCGAGAGCCATGGCATCCGGCGTCCGAGTTTCCAGAAGGACCGGTACGAGCGGTACCTGGCGTGGTACGACCGGTTCCTGAAGGGCAGCCAGGCGACGGGGGATGACCTGTCGACCGCCGGGCGATAG
- a CDS encoding CHASE domain-containing protein, whose translation MAVRPARLATGAWRAPALTLGVSLALTLVAWHAVHREVRRAESSRFERLAERVLSAMQARFGSAVQAVHSARALLSASDHVTRREWADYVGSTRPYFNDGVVGLGYVERIRREDIEATEARVRAEGAEDFTIERVGENPVLYVVTRIEPAEKNAGALGLDVGSGITRRSAADAAMRTGQAVLSRRIGVLDAGAERPGFLLFLPVYRPGAPTATDDERIAALLGWVYASLRIDELARGLEAVAESQVDFFIVEDGQAAEAPPLYDTFGARASARAASGWHTSGTLDLYGRRWTFEFRSRPEFDEFGQRALPAAVLVGGAVVSALASLLALVLLNARRRAEALAEEMTAQLTRTNRELERAIIQATRSAIEATHASQAKSQFLAMMSHEIRTPMNGVIGMTNLLLETPLDRTQREFAETIQSSGEALLTIIDDILDFSKVEAGRLDLDAAEFGLRACIEGAVDVVAHRASEKGLDLVCDLADDTPDRVRGDAHRLRQVLVNLLGNAVKFTEAGEVALSVRVTTRHGDACEIECAVRDTGIGIPAGARDRLFDSFSQVDASTTRKYGGTGLGLAISKRLVEMMGGRLWFESEVGQGSTFTFTARLDGAGGATAVDRPGASPLLVHRRVLVVDDSATSRQMILSALRTSGIIGEATDRGASAVALVRSGVRYDAVLVDWRLPDGETSEIARALCALEAGRHLPRVLIAPVGRAGDEGLFDAVVSRPVKPASLCDTLERVMAAGGAPRSSATLDLVRSAPDQASAASDGERAQARILLAEDHPINQRVALQMLRGLGHDVDVVADGAEALAAVGRTTYDIVLLDVQMPEVDGLEVARQLVRRQPLAVDRPWLIALTANAMSGDRDQCLRAGMDDFLAKPVKFADLAAAIARGRQEVALRRLSAIDEPA comes from the coding sequence ATGGCTGTCCGACCAGCTCGTCTGGCGACGGGTGCGTGGCGCGCGCCGGCGCTGACCCTGGGTGTGTCGCTTGCGCTCACCCTGGTCGCGTGGCACGCGGTCCACCGTGAGGTGCGCCGAGCCGAGTCGAGCCGCTTCGAGCGGCTCGCCGAGCGTGTGCTGTCGGCCATGCAGGCACGGTTCGGATCGGCAGTGCAGGCGGTGCACAGCGCCCGCGCGCTCCTGAGCGCGAGCGACCACGTGACGCGCAGGGAGTGGGCCGACTACGTCGGCTCGACGCGGCCCTATTTCAACGATGGGGTCGTCGGCCTCGGGTACGTCGAGCGGATCCGCCGCGAGGACATCGAGGCCACTGAGGCTCGCGTGCGCGCCGAGGGCGCCGAGGACTTCACGATCGAACGGGTCGGCGAGAACCCGGTGCTCTACGTGGTCACCCGGATCGAGCCTGCCGAGAAGAACGCCGGGGCCCTCGGGCTGGACGTCGGCTCGGGCATCACCCGCCGCTCCGCGGCCGACGCCGCGATGCGCACCGGGCAGGCCGTGCTGTCTCGCCGGATTGGCGTGCTCGACGCTGGCGCCGAGCGACCGGGGTTCCTCCTGTTCCTGCCCGTCTATCGGCCGGGCGCCCCGACCGCCACGGACGACGAGCGCATCGCGGCTTTGCTCGGGTGGGTGTATGCGTCGCTGCGGATCGACGAGCTGGCGCGGGGCCTCGAGGCGGTCGCGGAGAGCCAGGTCGACTTCTTCATCGTCGAAGACGGGCAGGCCGCCGAAGCGCCGCCACTGTACGACACCTTCGGCGCGCGGGCATCGGCCCGCGCGGCCAGCGGGTGGCACACCAGCGGAACCCTGGATCTGTACGGCCGGCGTTGGACGTTCGAGTTCCGCTCGCGCCCCGAGTTCGACGAGTTCGGTCAGCGGGCGCTGCCCGCGGCCGTGCTCGTCGGCGGCGCGGTGGTCTCGGCGCTCGCGAGCCTGCTCGCGCTCGTCCTGCTCAACGCGCGCCGGAGGGCCGAGGCGCTTGCCGAGGAGATGACGGCCCAGCTGACGCGGACCAACCGTGAGCTCGAACGGGCCATCATCCAGGCCACCCGGTCGGCCATCGAGGCCACGCACGCCAGCCAGGCGAAGAGCCAGTTCCTCGCGATGATGAGTCACGAGATCCGCACGCCGATGAACGGCGTGATCGGCATGACGAACCTGCTGCTCGAGACGCCGCTCGACCGCACGCAGCGGGAGTTCGCCGAGACCATCCAGTCGAGCGGCGAGGCCCTGTTGACGATCATCGACGACATCCTGGACTTCTCGAAGGTCGAAGCCGGCCGCCTCGATCTCGACGCCGCGGAGTTCGGGCTCCGCGCGTGCATCGAGGGTGCCGTCGACGTCGTGGCGCACCGCGCGTCGGAGAAGGGGCTCGACCTGGTGTGCGACCTCGCGGACGACACGCCCGATCGCGTGCGGGGCGATGCGCATCGTCTTCGCCAGGTGCTGGTGAACCTGCTCGGCAACGCGGTGAAGTTCACCGAAGCCGGCGAGGTCGCCCTGTCGGTTCGCGTGACGACCCGGCACGGGGACGCGTGCGAGATCGAGTGCGCCGTGCGTGACACGGGCATCGGGATCCCCGCCGGGGCGCGCGACCGGCTGTTCGACTCGTTCAGCCAGGTCGACGCATCGACCACGCGCAAGTACGGTGGTACGGGTCTCGGGCTCGCCATCAGCAAGCGCCTCGTCGAGATGATGGGCGGCCGCCTGTGGTTCGAGAGCGAGGTCGGACAGGGCTCGACCTTCACGTTCACGGCGCGGTTGGACGGCGCCGGGGGCGCCACGGCGGTCGACCGCCCCGGCGCATCGCCGCTACTCGTCCACCGGCGCGTGCTGGTGGTGGACGACAGCGCCACGAGCCGGCAGATGATTCTGAGTGCGCTGCGGACCTCGGGGATCATTGGGGAGGCCACCGACAGGGGAGCGTCGGCCGTCGCCCTCGTGCGCTCGGGTGTGCGCTACGATGCGGTCCTCGTCGACTGGCGGCTGCCCGATGGCGAGACGAGCGAGATCGCCCGGGCGCTCTGCGCCCTCGAGGCCGGCCGGCACCTTCCGCGGGTCCTGATCGCCCCGGTGGGCCGCGCTGGGGACGAAGGCCTCTTCGACGCGGTCGTGAGCCGGCCCGTGAAGCCGGCGTCGCTCTGCGACACGCTCGAGCGCGTCATGGCAGCGGGCGGCGCGCCCCGCTCCAGCGCCACCCTCGACCTCGTGCGATCGGCGCCCGACCAGGCGAGCGCCGCGTCCGACGGCGAGCGGGCCCAGGCGCGCATCCTGCTCGCCGAAGACCACCCGATCAACCAGCGCGTCGCCTTGCAGATGCTGCGAGGCCTCGGCCACGACGTCGACGTCGTCGCGGACGGGGCCGAAGCCCTCGCCGCGGTCGGCCGGACCACCTACGACATCGTCCTGCTGGACGTGCAGATGCCGGAGGTGGACGGGTTGGAGGTGGCGCGGCAGCTGGTGAGACGTCAGCCGCTGGCGGTCGACCGGCCCTGGCTGATCGCCCTCACGGCCAACGCGATGAGCGGCGACCGGGACCAGTGCCTGCGCGCCGGCATGGACGACTTCCTCGCCAAGCCGGTGAAGTTCGCCGACCTCGCCGCCGCGATCGCTCGGGGCCGGCAGGAGGTGGCCCTCAGGCGCCTGTCGGCCATCGACGAGCCGGCCTGA
- a CDS encoding glycosyltransferase family 2 protein: protein MYHGRKVVVVMPAYNAARTIETTYREVVSQGVVDLVILVDDASRDETVAIAQSLDRVKVIVHPQNRGYGANQKTCYRAALAEGADIVVMVHPDYQYTPRLIPAMVSMIGNDLYKCVLGSRILGGDAVRNGMPWWKYVANRALTLFSNVLMGAKLSEYHTGYRAFSRELLERVPFEANSDDFVFDNQVLAQILWLGETVAEVSCPTRYFPEASSIGFGRSVRYGLGCVATAVTFRLARMGVVRSARFPPGGSRGAEAPRATDPLP from the coding sequence ATGTACCACGGCAGGAAGGTCGTCGTCGTGATGCCCGCCTACAACGCGGCGAGGACCATCGAAACGACCTACCGCGAGGTCGTGAGCCAGGGGGTCGTCGACCTCGTCATCCTCGTCGACGATGCGAGCCGGGACGAGACGGTGGCGATCGCGCAGTCGCTCGACCGGGTGAAGGTGATCGTGCATCCGCAGAACCGGGGGTACGGCGCCAACCAGAAGACCTGCTACCGTGCCGCGCTCGCCGAGGGCGCCGACATCGTCGTCATGGTCCACCCGGACTACCAGTACACGCCGCGGCTCATTCCGGCCATGGTGTCGATGATTGGCAACGATCTCTACAAGTGCGTGCTCGGGTCGCGCATTCTCGGGGGGGATGCCGTGAGAAACGGCATGCCGTGGTGGAAGTACGTGGCGAACCGGGCGCTGACGCTGTTCTCGAACGTGCTGATGGGCGCGAAGCTCTCCGAGTATCACACGGGCTACCGGGCGTTCTCGCGCGAGCTGCTCGAGCGCGTTCCGTTCGAGGCGAACTCCGACGACTTCGTGTTCGACAACCAGGTGCTGGCGCAGATCCTCTGGCTCGGCGAGACCGTGGCCGAAGTGAGCTGTCCCACGAGGTACTTTCCCGAGGCCTCGTCGATTGGCTTTGGCCGGAGCGTCCGGTACGGGCTCGGGTGCGTGGCGACGGCCGTGACCTTCCGCCTCGCCCGGATGGGAGTCGTCCGCTCGGCCAGGTTCCCGCCTGGCGGGTCGCGAGGGGCTGAAGCCCCTCGCGCTACGGACCCTCTCCCGTAG
- a CDS encoding Rid family detoxifying hydrolase, whose translation MTTRSDLRPVHAANLPAPVGPYSPGIGFERLVFVSGQGATDPTTGRLAGDTVDVQTEQALKNVAAILEAAGSSLQHVIRCGVFLVDMAEFPKMNAVYEVMFGGHRPARTTVQVSGLPGEGLRVEIDAIAYVP comes from the coding sequence ATGACCACACGATCCGATCTTCGTCCCGTGCACGCCGCGAACCTGCCTGCGCCCGTCGGCCCCTACTCGCCGGGCATCGGCTTCGAGCGGCTCGTGTTCGTTTCGGGCCAGGGCGCGACCGATCCCACGACCGGTCGGCTCGCCGGCGACACGGTCGACGTGCAGACCGAGCAGGCGCTGAAGAACGTCGCCGCCATCCTCGAGGCGGCAGGGTCCAGCCTGCAGCACGTCATCCGCTGTGGCGTGTTCCTCGTCGACATGGCCGAGTTCCCCAAGATGAACGCCGTCTACGAGGTGATGTTCGGCGGCCACCGCCCGGCACGGACGACGGTGCAGGTGTCGGGGCTACCCGGCGAAGGGCTGCGCGTCGAGATCGACGCCATTGCGTACGTGCCGTGA
- a CDS encoding type II toxin-antitoxin system HicB family antitoxin: MRTFNVVIERDPETGYFVGYVPGWPGAHSQGESLDELRQNLEEVVNILLEDGEPRIESEFVGLHTIRVA, encoded by the coding sequence ATGCGCACGTTCAATGTCGTCATCGAGCGGGATCCCGAGACCGGGTACTTCGTCGGCTACGTGCCTGGCTGGCCGGGCGCGCACAGTCAGGGCGAGAGCCTCGACGAACTTCGACAGAACCTCGAGGAAGTGGTCAACATACTGCTCGAGGACGGCGAACCTCGGATCGAGTCGGAGTTCGTCGGCCTGCACACCATCAGGGTTGCGTAG